In a single window of the Rhinolophus ferrumequinum isolate MPI-CBG mRhiFer1 chromosome 21, mRhiFer1_v1.p, whole genome shotgun sequence genome:
- the ERBB2 gene encoding receptor tyrosine-protein kinase erbB-2 encodes MELAAWCRWGLLLALLPPGAVGTQVCTGTDMKLRLPASPETHLDMLRYLYQGCQVVQGNLELTYLPANASLSFLQDIQEVQGYVLIAHNQVRQVPLQRLRIVRGTQLFEDKYALAVLDNGHLLDSATPVAGAAPGGLRELQLRSLTEILKGGVSIQRNPQLCHQDTISWGDIFHKNNQMALMLIDTNRSRACQPCSPACKASYCWGESSKDCQSLTGTVCASGCARCKGPLPTDCCHEQCAAGCTGPKHSDCLACLHFNHSGICELHCPALVTYNTDTFESMPNPEGRYTFGASCVTACPYNYLSTDVGSCTLVCPLNNQEVTAEDGTQQCEKCSKPCAQVCYGLGMEHLREVRAVTSANIMEFAGCKKIFGSLAFLPESFEGDPASNTAPLQPEQLRVFETLEEITGYLYISAWPDSLPDLSVFQNLRVIRGRVLHDGAYSLTLQGLGISWLGLRSLRELGSGLALIHRNARLCFVHTVPWDQLFRNPHQALLYSANRPEDECVGDGLACYPLCAHGHCWGPGPTQCVNCSQFLRGQECVEECRVLQGLPREYVKDRYCLLCHPECQPQNGSVTCLGSEADECVACAHYKDSPFCVARCPSGVKPDLSFMPIWKFPDEKGTCQPCPINCTHSCVDLDDKGCPAEQRASPVTSIIATVVGGLLFMVMGTVFGILIRRRRQKIRKYTMRRLLQETELVEPLTPSGAMPNQAQMRILKETELRKVKVLGSGAFGTVYKGIWIPDGENVKIPVAIKVLRENTSPKANKEILDEAYVMAGVGSPYVSRLLGICLTSTVQLVTQLMPYGCLLDHVREHRGRLGSQDLLNWCVQIAKGMSYLEDVRLVHRDLAARNVLVKSPNHVKITDFGLARLLDIDETEYHADGGKVPIKWMALESILRRRFTHQSDVWSYGVTVWELMTFGAKPYDGIPAREIPDLLEKGERLPQPPICTIDVYMIMVKCWMIDSECRPRFRELVAEFSRMARDPQRFVVIQNEDLGPASPLDSTFYRSLLEDDDMGDLVDAEEYLVPQQGFFCPDPAPGTGGAAHHRHRSSSTRSGGGELTLGLEPSEEEPPRSPLVPSEGAGSDVFDSDLGMGAAKGLQNLPTHDPSPLQRYSEDPTVPLPPETDGYVAPLTCSPQPEYVNQPEVHPQLPSPLEGPLPPRPAGATLERPKTLSPKTLSPGKNGVVKDVFAFGGAVENPEYLAPRGKGALQPHPPPAFSPAFDNLYYWDQDPSERGSPPSTFEGTPTAENPEYLGLDVPV; translated from the exons ATGGAGCTGGCGGCCTGGTGCCGCTGGGGGCTCCTCCTCGCCCTCCTGCCCCCTGGAGCCGTTGGCACCCAAG TGTGCACCGGTACCGACATGAAGCTGCGGCTCCCAGCCAGTCCCGAGACCCACCTGGACATGCTCCGCTACCTCTACCAGGGCTGTCAGGTGGTGCAGGGGAACCTGGAGCTCACCTACCTGCCCGCCAATGCCAGCCTCTCTTTTCTACAG GATATCCAGGAGGTGCAGGGTTACGTACTCATCGCTCACAACCAAGTGAGACAGGTCCCACTGCAGAGGCTGCGAATCGTGCGAGGCACCCAGCTCTTTGAGGACAAGTATGCCCTGGCCGTGCTGGACAATGGACACCTGCTAGACAGTGCCACCCCTGTGGCAGGGGCTGCCCCAGGAGGGCTGCGGGAGCTGCAGCTGCGAAGCCTCACAG AGATTCTGAAGGGAGGGGTCTCGATCCAGAGGaacccccagctctgccaccaggACACAATTTCGTGGGGGGACATCTTCCATAAGAACAACCAGATGGCCCTCATGCTGATAGACACCAACCGCTCCCGGGCCT GCCAACCCTGTTCTCCAGCTTGTAAAGCCTCCTACTGCTGGGGAGAAAGTTCCAAGGATTGTCAGAGCT TGACGGGAACTGTCTGTGCCAGTGGCTGTGCCCGGTGCAAGGGCCCACTGCCCACCGACTGCTGCCATGAGCAGTGTGCTGCTGGCTGCACAGGCCCCAAGCACTCCGACTGCCTG GCCTGCCTCCATTTCAACCACAGTGGCATCTGTGAACTGCACTGCCCAGCTCTGGTCACCTACAACACGGACACCTTCGAGTCCATGCCCAACCCTGAGGGCCGTTATACTTTCGGCGCCAGCTGTGTGACCGCCTGTCCCT ATAACTACCTATCGACGGACGTGGGATCCTGTACCCTGGTCTGTCCCCTGAACAACCAAGAGGTGACAGCTGAGGATGGAACACAACAGTGTGAGAAATGCAGCAAGCCTTGTGCCCAAG TGTGCTATGGTCTGGGCATGGAACACCTGCGGGAGGTGAGGGCGGTCACCAGTGCCAATATCATGGAGTTTGCCGGCTGTAAGAAGATCTTTGGGAGCCTAGCATTTCTGCCAGAGAGTTTTGAGGG GGACCCAGCCTCCAACACTGCCCCACTACAGCCTGAGCAGCTCAGAGTGTTTGAGACCTTGGAGGAGATCACAG GTTACTTGTACATCTCAGCGTGGCCAGACAGTCTGCCTGACCTCAGTGTCTTCCAGAATCTGCGAGTAATCCGGGGACGAGTTCTGCATGA TGGCGCCTACTCGCTGACCCTGCAAGGGCTGGGCATCAGCTGGCTGGGGCTGCGCTCACTGCGGGAACTGGGCAGTGGGCTGGCCCTCATCCACCGCAACGCCCGCCTCTGCTTTGTACACACGGTGCCCTGGGACCAGCTCTTCCGGAACCCTCACCAGGCCCTGCTCTACAGTGCCAACCGACCAGAGGATGAGTGTG TGGGTGATGGCCTGGCCTGCTACCCGCTGTGTGCCCACGGGCACTGCTGGGGTCCGGGGCCCACCCAGTGCGTCAACTGCAGCCAGTTTCTTCGGGGCCAGGAGTGCGTGGAGGAGTGCCGAGTACTGCAGGG GCTCCCCCGGGAGTATGTGAAAGACAGGTACTGTCTGTTGTGCCACCCTGAGTGTCAGCCCCAGAATGGCTCCGTGACCTGCTTAGGATCG gaggctgaCGAGTGTGTGGCCTGTGCCCACTACAAGGACTCTCCCTTCTGCGTGGCTCGCTGCCCCAGTGGTGTGAAACCTGACCTCTCCTTCATGCCCATCTGGAAGTTCCCAGATGAAAAGGGCACGTGCCAGCCGTGCCCCATCAACTGCACCCACTC CTGTGTGGATTTGGATGACAAGGGCTGCCCCGCCGAGCAGAGAGCCAG TCCTGTGACGTCCATCATTGCCACCGTGGTGGGTGGCCTGCTGTTCATGGTCATGGGGACAGTCTTCGGCATCCTAATCAGGCGACGGCGGCAGAAGATCCGAAAGTACACGATGCGGAGACTGCTGCAGGAAACGGAG CTGGTGGAGCCTCTGACCCCTAGCGGAGCGATGCCCAACCAGGCTCAGATGCGGATCCTGAAAGAGACAGAACTGAGGAAGGTGAAAGTGCTTGGATCAGGAGCTTTTGGCACAGTCTACAAG GGCATCTGGATCCCAGATGGGGAGAATGTGAAAATCCCAGTGGCCATCAAAGTGTTAAGGGAAAACACATCTCCCAAAGCCAACAAAGAAATCTTGGAC GAAGCATATGTGATGGCTGGTGTGGGCTCCCCGTATGTGTCGCGCCTCCTGGGCATCTGCCTGACCTCCACAGTGCAGCTGGTGACACAGCTTATGCCCTATGGCTGCCTTCTAGACCACGTCCGAGAACACCGCGGGCGCCTGGGCTCCCAGGACCTGCTGAACTGGTGTGTGCAGATTGCAAAG GGGATGAGCTACTTGGAGGACGTGCGGCTCGTGCACAGGGACTTGGCTGCCCGAAACGTGCTGGTCAAGAGTCCCAACCACGTCAAGATCACAGACTTCGGGCTGGCTCGGCTGCTGGACATTGACGAGACGGAGTACCACGCCGATGGGGGCAAG GTGCCCATCAAGTGGATGGCGTTGGAGTCCATTCTCCGCCGACGGTTCACACACCAGAGTGATGTGTGGAGCTACG GTGTGACTGTATGGGAGCTGATGACTTTTGGGGCCAAACCTTACGACGGGATCCCAGCCCGGGAGATCCCTGACCTGCTGGAGAAGGGGGAACGGCTGCCCCAGCCCCCCATCTGCACCATCGATGTCTACATGATTATGGTCAAAT GTTGGATGATTGACTCCGAATGTCGGCCGCGGTTCCGGGAGCTGGTGGCTGAATTCTCCCGCATGGCCAGGGACCCCCAACGCTTTGTGGTCATCCAG aatGAGGATTTGGGGCCTGCCAGCCCCTTGGACAGCACCTTCTACCGCTCACTGCTGGAGGATGACGACATGGGGGATCTTGTGGACGCTGAGGAGTACCTGGTACCCCAGCAGGGCTTTTTCTGCCCAGATCCTGCGCCCGGGActgggggcgcagctcaccacaGGCACCGCAGCTCATCCACCAGG AGTGGCGGTGGTGAGCTGACGCTGGGGCTGGAGCCCTCTGAGGAGGAGCCCCCCAGGTCTCCACTGGTACCCTCAGAAGGGGCAGGCTCTGATGTGTTTGACAGCGACTTGGGAATGGGGGCAGCCAAGGGGCTGCAAAATCTCCCCACACATGACCCCAGTCCTCTACAGCGGTACAGTGAGGACCCCACAGTACCCCTACCCCCTGAGACTGATGGCTACGTTGCCCCTCTGACCTGCAGCCCCCAACCCG AATACGTGAACCAGCCAGAGGTTCACCCGCAGCTCCCCTCACCCCTAGAGGGCCCTCTGCCTCCTCGACCTGCTGGTGCCACTCTGGAAAGGCCTAAGACTCTCTCCCCCAAGACTCTTTCCCCTGGGAAGAATGGGGTTGTCAAAGACGTTTTTGCCTTTGGAGGTGCTGTGGAGAACCCTGAGTACTTGGCACCCCGTGGCAAGGGTGCCCTtcagccccaccctcccccagcctTCAGCCCAGCCTTTGACAACCTCTATTACTGGGACCAGGACCCATCAGAGCGAGGCTCTCCACCCAGCACCTTTGAAGGGACCCCTACAGCAGAGAACCCTGAGTACCTGGGCCTGGACGTGCCAGTGTGA
- the MIEN1 gene encoding migration and invasion enhancer 1, whose product MSGDLGPTSAAPHPRELEPGSGVRIVVEYCEPCGFESTYLELASAVKEQYPGIEIESRLGGTGAFEIEINGQLVFSKLENGGFPYEKDLIEAIRRASNGEPLEKITNSRPPCVIL is encoded by the exons ATGAGCGGGGACCTGGGGCCGACGTCTGCAGCGCCCCATCCCAGGGAGCTCGAACCTGGCAGTGGGGTCCGCATCGTGGTGGAGTACTG TGAACCCTGCGGCTTCGAGTCGACCTACCTGGAGCTGGCGAGTGCCGTGAAAGAGCAGTATCCTGGCATCGAGATTGAGTCGCGCCTGGGGGGCACAG GCGCCTTTGAGATCGAGATCAATGGACAGCTGGTTTTCTCCAAGCTGGAGAATGGGGGCTTCCCTTATGAGAAAGAT CTCATTGAGGCCATCCGAAGAGCCAGTAATGGAGAACCCCTAGAAAAGATCACCAACAGCCGACCTCCCTGCGTCATTCTGTGA